Proteins from one Daphnia pulicaria isolate SC F1-1A chromosome 3, SC_F0-13Bv2, whole genome shotgun sequence genomic window:
- the LOC124328691 gene encoding proclotting enzyme-like, translated as MKGYSATSRWVYLIVCLIVMAELVTVSGRGHSNYQSSFGPKERRKRQVEQNDALSLLSSLSRPAGGTPAGQTANGAAASARKQNFDLSLNGGIVSFPGKVITTTTSKTTNSKKATTANSKLTTTTSNPPTKLSIISLSDVPELKDDSWIQYIDSTSMLWVPWGTIIPGFTSGRAYYLGFGNPDFAYQTCLTPISQSGRCRFVQHCALPEIIVTLNAFVTYVCPIGSDYMGVCCPDSIQQTILTTQPPPTTTTAATTLTTAPTLAMTTVSTAQATTAAPKQATKLGCGELMKQTTRIVGGVPADKGEWPWMAALLRDQTDQYCGGVLITDQHILTACHCVDGFKPEDLTVRLGEYDFSQVSDACRDFGVEAIYMHELYDRRTFKNDIALIKLKTKATFNSDIWPICLPPSNIVLDGQSAFVTGWGTTSYSGQTSDILLEVLLPIWTLADCQMAYTQSIGEQQLCAGYRAGGKDSCQGDSGGPLMYQISTGRWAVVGVVSWGVRCAEKDKPGVYTRVSSYTDWIKAKVLAYQPYQPVTSCAFHILLDVLILSFSPICICIFNQIRPRHP; from the exons ATGAAGGGGTACTCAGCCACATCACGTTGGGTCTATTTGATCGTCTGCCTCATCGTTATGGCTGAATTAGTGACAGTCAGCGGCCGTGGACATTCTAACTACCAGTCATCCTTTGGGCCTAAAGAGCGAAGGAAACGCCAAG TGGAACAAAATGACGCGCTCAGTCTGCTTTCGTCATTGAGCCGACCAGCTGGCGGGACTCCCGCCGGGCAGACTGCAAATGGTGCTGCTGCTAGTGCTAGAAagcaaaattttgatttgagtcTGAATGGCGGAATTGTCAGTTTTCCTGGTAAAGTTATTACCACAACAACCAGCAAAACTACGAACAGCAAAAAAGCAACGACTGCGAACAGCAAACTTACAACGACAACTAGCAATCCGCCAACAAAATTAAGCATAATTAGTCTCTCTGATGTGCCAG AACTCAAAGATGATAGCTGGATTCAGTACATTGACAGCACATCAATGTTGTGGGTGCCATGGGGCACCATCATACCGGGGTTCACTTCCGGCCGGGCATACTATCTGGGATTTGGCAAC CCGGATTTCGCCTATCAGACTTGTCTGACTCCTATAAGTCAATCTGGCCGATGCCGTTTCGTCCAACACTGTGCCCTACCTGAAATTATAGTCACGTTGAATGCCTTCGTGACTTACGTTTGTCCCATCGGCAGCGA TTATATGGGAGTGTGCTGTCCAGATAGTATTCAGCAAACCATTCTAACAACTCAGCCGCCACCTACTACAACCACAGCTGCAACTACTTTGACGACTGCTCCAACTCTTGCTATGACCACAGTCTCAACAGCACAGGCAACTACTGCCGCACCTAAGCAAG CTACTAAGCTAGGTTGTGGCGAGCTCATGAAACAAACGACAAGAATCGTGGGCGGAGTTCCGGCCGATAAGGGCGAATGGCCTTGGATGGCTGCTCTCCTCCGTGACCAGACCGATCAGTATTGCGGCGGAGTCCTCATCACAGACCAACACATTCTCACTGCCTGCCACTGCGTTGATGG TTTCAAGCCGGAAGATTTGACTGTTCGACTGGGCGAGTATGACTTTAGTCAGGTGAGCGACGCTTGCCGGGATTTCGGTGTGGAAGCCATCTACATGCACGAATTGTACGACCGTCGAACGTTCAAGAACGATATTGCTCTCATCAAGCTCAAGACTAAGGCCACGTTCAACAGCGACATTTGGCCCATCTGTTTACCTCCGTCCAATATTGTTCTCGACGGGCAGAGCGCTTTTGTCACAG GATGGGGAACGACGTCATACAGTGGCCAGACTAGCGATATCCTGTTGGAAGTGCTGCTACCTATTTGGACTCTGGCTGATTGCCAGATGGCCTATACTCAGTCAATCGGTGAGCAACAGCTTTGTGCCGGATACAGAGCAGGTGGCAAGGACTCTTGCCAG GGTGACTCTGGCGGTCCGCTGATGTATCAAATATCTACTGGGCGATGGGCGGTAGTGGGTGTGGTCTCTTGGG GCGTACGCTGCGCAGAGAAAGACAAACCTGGCGTGTACACTCGAGTGTCTTCCTATACAGACTGGATAAAGGCCAAAGTTTTGGCTTACCAACCTTACCAACCAGTCACCAGCTGCGCCTTCCACATTCTTCTTGATGTGCTGATACTGTCCTTTTCTCCTATATGCATATGTATATTCAATCAAATCCGTCCTAGACATCCGTAA